GACCGGGATTTTCTTGGCCATGGCGGCCTTGGTGGTGGCAATGGCGTAATCACAGGGCTCGGGGTCGCCAGGGCCGTTGGACAGAAACACGCCATCGGGCTTTAAGGCCTCGATTTCCGCAAAAGTGGTTTGGGCCGGCACCACGGTGACCTTGCAGCCACGATCGGCCAGCATGCGCAAAATATTGAGCTTCACACCAAAATCAAGCGCCACCACGTGAAAGCGGGTTGCCCCCATGGGCTGATGGCCCTTGCCCAGCACCCAGCTGCCCTCGGTCCAGCTATAGGGTTTGGTGGTGGACACGACCTTGGCCAGGTCCATGCCGACCAGGCCAGGAAATTTCTTTGCCGCTTCAATGGCGACCGCGGGGTCCAGCGTTTCGCCAGGCTTACCCGCCAACAGTGCGCCGTTCTGGGCACCCTTTTCCCGAAGAATTCGGGTGAGCTTGCGGGTGTCAATGCCCGCGATGCCAACCACGCCCGCGGCCCTGAGGGCATCCGACAGGCTTTCTTTGGCGCGAAAGTTAGAGACCACGGCTGAGAGGTCGCGAATGACCAGGCCTGCGGCGTGAATTTGTTTGGATTCCGCGTCTTCGGGGTTCAGACCCACATTACCGATGTGCGGGTAGGTGAGGGTGACGATTTGGCGGCTGTAGCTGGGGTCGGTCAGGATTTCCTGGTAGCCGGTCATGGAGGTGTTGAAAACAACTTCCCCTACCGACAAACCGTTGGCACCGATAGACTGCCCTTGAAACACCGTGCCGTCGGCAAGCGCGAGCAGAGCCGGAGCCACGGTCGAAGACTGGCTGAACAACAAGAGATACTCCCGGAATTTTTTCGATTATACGCTTTAAGCGCCCGAGGCGAAAATCACCAGAGTGGTGATAAAGCCAGCCAGCCAGGCCAAAGTCCGCAATGTCGATAAATTCGCGAGATAAAAGCCGATGAACAAAATTCGGCACACGATGAAGATGATTGCCAGATCATCGATCTTTCCCGGGTCCGCCTTGGTGGCCATGGCCACCAGCACAGCAATACCGAACCAAAGAAAAGCTTCCCAGCTGTTTT
The nucleotide sequence above comes from beta proteobacterium MWH-UniP1. Encoded proteins:
- the carA gene encoding glutamine-hydrolyzing carbamoyl-phosphate synthase small subunit; its protein translation is MLFSQSSTVAPALLALADGTVFQGQSIGANGLSVGEVVFNTSMTGYQEILTDPSYSRQIVTLTYPHIGNVGLNPEDAESKQIHAAGLVIRDLSAVVSNFRAKESLSDALRAAGVVGIAGIDTRKLTRILREKGAQNGALLAGKPGETLDPAVAIEAAKKFPGLVGMDLAKVVSTTKPYSWTEGSWVLGKGHQPMGATRFHVVALDFGVKLNILRMLADRGCKVTVVPAQTTFAEIEALKPDGVFLSNGPGDPEPCDYAIATTKAAMAKKIPVFGICLGHQIMALASGAKTLKMKFGHHGGNHPVQDLGDKRVFITSQNHGFAVDPNSLPANLRVTHVSLFDQSIQGLARTDVPAFCFQGHPEASPGPHDIGPLFDRFIALMETANA
- a CDS encoding MAPEG family protein, which codes for MSIALWCLMIAGWLPIVCAGVSKWGASDFDNQYPREWLAKQEGHRKRANAAQQNSWEAFLWFGIAVLVAMATKADPGKIDDLAIIFIVCRILFIGFYLANLSTLRTLAWLAGFITTLVIFASGA